The nucleotide window AGCAGGCCATCCGGGAGGCAGAGGCCCGGATGGATACCCTGAACCAGCACTTCTCCCGGTGCCGGAAGGCCCGCGTGGTGATCCGGAGGGAGGTCTTCCCCAACATCCAGGTGGGCATCTACAACGCCTGGGACGTGAACAAGGTGCACCGCTCCGGGCCCTGCGAGTTCTTCCTGGACGACGCCGCCCGCGTGGCCCTCTCTGCGGGCGGCGAAGTCAGGCCCCTGGACGGGTGACCCGGCTCCCCTTGCATCCCGTTTCCATCCTTGTACATTAGGGCCGTATGCCGTCGCGGACGGCGCCATGCCGGTGCCGACGTTCCTCGGCGGCGCCGCCCGAATGCGCCGAGCGGGACGCTTGGCGGCGTGGCTTCGGATGTTCGTCCCGGCGGCGTACCCGGGTACGCCCCGTCCCTGGGCATCCCCGCGCGTGCATTCGGCGCTTTTTGCTGAGCCATCCACGCGGAGCGGCCTCTTGCGAAGCATCTTTTGATTCTTGTCGAGGAGGGATTCTCGCGCATGACCTCGGAACGGACGTCTCCCGCCCCCGGCCTGGTGGTCCAGAAGGACGGTTCCCTGGCGCTCAGCCTCGAGTTCGCCGGCGGCCTCGTGTCCCCGGAGGTGCTCGAGGCCGCGGCCGCCGTGGCCCGCCGGCACGGGGCCCTGCTGCACCTCACCACCGCCCAGAAGCTCATGGTCCTGGGGCTCGACGACCGGTCCGGGCCCGCCGCCATGGAGGCCCTCGAGGCCGCCGGCGCCGTGGTCCGCAAGGCCCGGGACATCTCCCAGGCCCGGGTCTGCGTCGGGAAGCCCTACTGCCCCCTCGCCCTCCAGGAGACCCTCCCGGCGGCGCGGCTTCTCTACGAGCGGGCGGCCCGGCATCCCATCCCGCCCAAGATGAAGGTGGGCATCGCCGGCTGTCCCGCCTGCTGCTCGTGGGCCAACGTCATGGACCTCGGGTTCGTGGGCCTGCGCAGCGGGTTCAAGGTGATGCTGGGCGGCCACGGCGGTTACCGGCCGCGACCCGGGGTGGACATCGGGCGGGTGCCCGACGCCGAGGCCGCGGCCGCCGTCCTGCTCCGGCTCGCGGATCTCTTCGCCCGGGAGACGGAGAAGAAGGGGCGGGTGGACAAGATCGTCGAGAAGCTGGGCGTCGAGACCCTCCAGCGGGAGCTCGGGCTCTGAGTTCCCGCCGGCGGGGGACTACTTCTGCCGCCGTGGCGGACCGCCCCGCGACAGCCCCGAGGATCCTCCTCCTCTTCTTTTCCCTGAGCGGCCAGACCCGGCGGCTCATCCGGGCCATGGCCGACGGCATGCGGGCGGCGGGGGCCGATGTGGTGGAGGCGCGGCTCCGGCCCGAGCGCCCCATCCCGTTTCCCCTGCCTTCGCTCCGGCGGACGTTCTGGATGATGCTCCGGACCTTCTTCCGGGCCCGGACGCCCATCCGCCCTCTGGCCCCGGAGGCGCGGTCCGGGCGCTTCGACCTCGTGGTGCTCGCCGGCCCCACGTGGTCCTTCAATCCCAGCGGCCCGGTGCTGGCCTTCCTCGACCGGGACGGCGCGGCGGTGCTCGGCGGGCGGACCGTCCTGCCCGTCATCTCGTGCCGGGGCTACTGGCGGGCGCACTGGTGGGGGCTCTACGGGCGGATCCGCCGGTGCGGCGGGCGGCCGTTGGCGCCCTGGGTCTACACCCACCCGGTGGCCGAGCCCTGGCGGACGCTCGGGGTGCTCCTCACCATCGCGGGCTGGAACGTGAAACGGGTGGGGTTCCTGGCGCGGCGCTACGCCCACTACGGCCACTCGGAGGACCAGGTCCGGGACGCCGCGGAGAAGGGGCGGCGGTTCGTCCGCTGGATGGCGGACCGCCCGCCCGGGGGCTGAGCCGTGGCGCCCTGGGCGGCCTGGCTCGTGGTGGGGGGCGCCGCCTTCGTGCACGGGCTGGCGGGGTTCGGCTCGGCCCTCTTCGCCATGCCGCTCCTGGCCCTCTACCTGGATCTCCGGACCGTGAGCCCGGCGGTGGCCCTCATGGGGCTCACCCTGAACCTCGTCCTCCTCTGGCAGCTCCGGGGCCGGGTGGCCTGGCGGCACCTGCCGCCCGTCCTCGCCGGGGCCCTGGCCGGCGTGCCGGTGGGGGTGGGGATCCTGCGGGAATGGCCCGTGGCGTGGCTGAAGGCCGTTCTCGGGGTGGTGCTCGTGGCCTACGGGGCCTGGCGGCTGCGCCGCCGCCCGACGCCGGGCGCGGGGGACCGGCCCTGGCCGGCCGCGCTCCTGGGCTTTGCCGCCGGGTGCCTCGGGGGGGCGTTCAACACCTCGGGCCCGCCGGTGATCCTCTGGGCGGGCCGCCAGCCCTGGCCGAAGGACACCGTGAAGGCCACGCTCCAGGCCTTCTTCCTCGTCCTCTCCGCCGGGGTGGTCGCCGGCCATGCCTGGGCCGGGCTGATCGACGCCCGGGTCACCGCCTTCTACCTCTCGACGCTCCCCGCGCTCCTGGCGGGGCTCGCCCTCGGGGCGTTCCTCTATCGCCGTGTCACCACCGAGGGGTACCGGGATCTCCTCCACCTGGCCCTGGTCGGCCTCGGCCTCCTCTCCCTCTGGAGCGCCAGGGGCGGGTGAACGGGGCCGGCCCGCTCCACCTTGATCTCCTGCCGGGGGGCGGGGCGTCAGCCGCGGACCGCCCGGGCGGCGGCATAGGCGTAGACCTCCCCCGCCCCGGCCCGGCGGAGCACCCGGGCGCACTCGGCGAGGGTGGCCCCGGTGGTCATGACGTCGTCCACGAGGAGGATCCGCCCGTCGCCCGGGGGCGGGCCGGCGGCGGCGAAGGCCCCGCGGACGTTCCGGCGCCGCTCGTCGAGGGGGAGGCGGGCCTGGGGCGGGGTGGGGCGCACCCGGCGGAGGAGGCCCGGCGCGGCAGGGACGCCGGGGAAGAGCCGCCGGGAAAGGCGCAGGGCCTGGTTGAAGCCCCGTTCCCGGAGCCGTGCCGGGTGGAGCGGCACGGGAACGAGGAGGTCCGGCGGGGGGAGATCCGGCGCCGGGGCGGCCCGGGCCAGCTCGCAGAGGGCGCGGAAGGCGTGGCCGTCGTCCCGGTACTTGAAGCGCTGGAGGAGCACCCGGACCGGGCCCTCGTACCGGAAGGAGGCCCGGGCTGCGGCGAAGGGCGGGGGCTGTCGGAGGCACCGGCCGCAGAGGTGGCCGGTGCCCGGCGGGCCGTGGAAGGGTTCCCCGCAGGCGGTGCAGCAGGGCGGGGTGACGGCGCGGACCTCCGAGCGGCAGGCCCCGCAGAGGCGGTCCGCGCCGCCCGGGGCGAGCGGCCGGTCGCAGGCCGCGCACCGGGGCGGGAAGACCAGGTCGCGGAGGAGGGCCGCGCCCCGGCGGATCAGAGCGCGGCCACGATGGCGTCGGCGAATTCCGAGCACCGGACCTCGACCGCCCCCTCGATCTGGCGGGCCAGGTCGTAGGTGACCCGCTTGCCGGCGATGGCCCGCTCGAGGCCCGCGTGGATCCGGTCCCGGGCCTCGGTCCAGCCGAGGTATTCCAGCATCAGGGCCCCGGAGAGGATGAGGGAGCCCGGGTTCACCTTGTCCTGCCCGGCGTACTTCGGCGCCGTTCCGTGGGTGGCCTCGAAGACGGCGAACCCGTCGCCGATGTTGGCCCCCGGGGCCATGCCGAGCCCCCCGACCTGGGCGGCCAGGGCGTCGGACATGTAGTCGCCGTTCAGGTTGGGGAGCGCCAGGA belongs to Dissulfurirhabdus thermomarina and includes:
- a CDS encoding sulfite exporter TauE/SafE family protein, which translates into the protein MAPWAAWLVVGGAAFVHGLAGFGSALFAMPLLALYLDLRTVSPAVALMGLTLNLVLLWQLRGRVAWRHLPPVLAGALAGVPVGVGILREWPVAWLKAVLGVVLVAYGAWRLRRRPTPGAGDRPWPAALLGFAAGCLGGAFNTSGPPVILWAGRQPWPKDTVKATLQAFFLVLSAGVVAGHAWAGLIDARVTAFYLSTLPALLAGLALGAFLYRRVTTEGYRDLLHLALVGLGLLSLWSARGG
- a CDS encoding double zinc ribbon domain-containing protein; amino-acid sequence: MLGIRRRHRGRALIRRGAALLRDLVFPPRCAACDRPLAPGGADRLCGACRSEVRAVTPPCCTACGEPFHGPPGTGHLCGRCLRQPPPFAAARASFRYEGPVRVLLQRFKYRDDGHAFRALCELARAAPAPDLPPPDLLVPVPLHPARLRERGFNQALRLSRRLFPGVPAAPGLLRRVRPTPPQARLPLDERRRNVRGAFAAAGPPPGDGRILLVDDVMTTGATLAECARVLRRAGAGEVYAYAAARAVRG